The following nucleotide sequence is from Vidua chalybeata isolate OUT-0048 chromosome 18, bVidCha1 merged haplotype, whole genome shotgun sequence.
gagctgctctgctggaggaACGACTCTCGGCCCTGAAGGAAGAGCTGGCAGCGAAACAggtggctgtgcaggagctgggtAAGGGGCTCATGCAGGGGCTTGCCCAGCTCACACATCCCCACCCTCACCCTGGCCTCACAAGTGTTTCACATCCATGTCgcccccagcaccccccagaCTGGGCTGTAGAGCTGAGGGGATGGACAGAGGATGGGCCTCCTTCACAGCAGCACCCCAACATCAGCCAGTGCCAGAGTGGGCTGATGCTGATGGAGGTTTGGGGGCGTGGGGGGGGTCCAAGGCCTCCTGTCAGACCTGCCTCACTTTGCCAAGGCCTGTGGAGGGCATGGGGTGCCCCTGAACCACAGAATCACGGACTAGTTTGGATGGGCAGGGACgttaaagcccatcccatttcacccctgccatgggcagggacatcttccactgttccagggtgctccaagccctgtccagcctggccttgggcactgccagggatccaggggcagccacagctgctctgggcaccctgtgccagggcctgcccaccctcacagggaataaTCTCTTCCTCctatcccatctaaccctgccctctggcagtgggaagccatttccccttgttctgtcactccaggcccttgtcccaagtccctctccagctcttttggAGCCCCTCtaggcactggaaggggttCTTAAGTtctctctggagccttctcttcttcaggctgaacacccccaacCCTCACATCACCTCCATGGtcctccagcctctcacccctgcccagcctgggccaTGGTGGCTGTGTCTTCCCAGAGCTCTCCAAGACCACCTTGATGGAGGAGATGAGGACCACAATGGTGGCCCGGAGCCAGGTGCTAGAGTTGGAGGAGAAGGTGCAGGTGCTCACAGGCCAGAGGaacagcctggagcagcagctgagtgcCACCAGcatgcagctggagaaggagaaggtcCGTGTGGAGAGCATGTTCCGGCATGAGGAGGTACGGCCGGCTCCGCAGCAGTGggacagctgagctgctgctggtgtcagGGCTGTGGGGAATGGGTGCCACAGCCACACACAGGCTCACCCCCCACCACAGTCCCTGCAGGCCAAGCAGAggaccctgctgcagcagctggacagCCTGGACCGGGAGCGTGAGGAGCTGCAGGCCAGcctgggagaggctgaggaGGACAAGGCCCGGctggctgagcagctggagcagagccaggagcgGAGTGGGAaacagctccaggcacagcaggtGAGTGCTGGTACCCAGGTGTGGGAcacagcctgtgccacagggctgtCAGGAGCCACACACTGTCCTGCCCACACCCACAGCCAGTTTGCCCAGGAGGGGTACTCTGGGGCCTAGGATGACGTTGCCACATGGCCACATCCTCATGGGATTCCTGGGGGAAGAGCCCTCTCCGTCCACCCTGTGCCAGACAAGTCTCTGGTTGAGTcagggcagaggggagcagcaggaagggacaTCTTCAGGTGCTTCCACATCTCCAGTGTTCTGTTCTTGGACACCTGGACATGGTCCACACTTCATGGTTGGTGTTCCggctcccagcacacacagggaTCTCACAGCTAAAACCCTGCACATTGTCCACTTCCAGCTGCCATAGGACATCCTTATCATCAGGGAAGGGTGGGAGCCTTCCATTAGAGCCTTCCATGAGAGGCCGAGTCCTCACTCTTGCAAACTTCATCTCCTCCCCACTGTGccatgcaggagctgctggacacgctgcagcaggagaagctggcaCTGGAGCaatccatcctggagctgcaggcaaACACATCCCGGCTGGAGCAAcaggcacaggagctgagggagcgGGAAAGGCTCCTGGTGTTCTTCCCCGATCTCCACATCCCCACTGAGACGCAATTTGAGAGTAAGGGAGCAGATGGCAGCACACTGGGTTTGTGCCTTGGGGTCTCCAGAGCTCTCAGGGGATCCTGCTGGCCCCAGACACTCTGTTTGTCCCACTGATACCCAGGAAGGGCTCAGACGCCGTGCAAAGCTGTGACCATCCCAACGTGCTCCCCTGCATGGGTGCTGTGTATCCCACATCTGGACCAGGACAcacagcaggaccaggacatGGCAGAGCTTCCTTTGCCCACAGGGCTTGGGGTCCCAGCTGCCACTTCCTGGGCTGTGCCGCCACTCCCTGTCCGGGGCAGGCTCCTTTCCTCGACAGGCAGGAGGGATGCCCACATCTCTGAGcagacaggcagcagcagcaggctgggctcTGTTGGATTTTGTTTGCAGGCAGCGGGAACTTTACAGAGGACATGGAGAGTCAGCTCCAGGCCAACAAGATCCGGATCGAGGTGCTGGAGCGGGAGAACGCGCAGCTCGAGGCTCTGCTCGCCAAGGTGAAGGCAGCAGCCGAGCAGGGTGTGCTCAAGGTGAGCTGGATGCCACAGGGGTGGGTGTTGTgtaccccaaaaccaccccgtGGCCTCCCAGCTCCTCATGCTGCTGGGAGGTTGCTCTGGTTTAACTGCTGTTGCCTGAGGTGCCCAGGGTGTGGTGGCCAAGGGATGTGACTGGAGCTGAAGCTGGTGGGGGGAAATTtcacctcctcttcctttccccagttCGTCCCACAGGCCCAACTGGGGTCCCAGCTCCACAGGGAGGCCAGCAGACAGGACATTGGGTGAGTAGGAAcccagaggaaggagctgggggcGGATCCCCTGCACTTCCTCCCCTTTAACTGCTCCCACCCcacaggcagctcagcagcgggagcagcagggacagcacaggggtGCCAGGATGCATTGACAAGGCCTGGTATagagctcccagcagccagcactccAAGAAACTCCGGGCAGAGCCCACATCCCAGGCCAAACCCTGCCTGACTCTCCCAGTGCAACGCCTGGGGCTTGGCCTCCCCTCACACCACACCAGGGCTCACCGCAAATAAACACGGATCAGTCTGAATTTCCTAACAGAGCAATTGTTCCACCAGAAgccacctgccctgcccaggggacCTCGTTACCAGTTCTTTGTGCGTCAGGAAGGGAAACCTGGGCTCTGCCTGGTTCCttggggagctgctccagggacgTTCCTGGGCACTGGGATCAGTCACCCATGGCTACGCTGCTGCTGGAGTCCCCAGAAGAGCCCTGGGGCTGATGCCAGGGCACAGCGTGTGCTAGCTCCTGCCAGGATCCATTCCCAAGAGGGGACTGGGATGTGGCCActcttggaaaaggaaaacagagctgtcCTGGGATGAGAGGAGTCCAAGCCACCCTCagcccaccagcacagccacagcctgggaAAGTCCTTCCCCGCTCCATGAGCACCAAGGGGCTGGGAACCACCGAgtcactggcacaggctggccCTGACCTCTGAGCTGCCTGCCCAGCGCTATGAGTCCCGTGCAAGCCCCACACAAACCACACAGCCAGCCCTTGCTCCATGTTTAATAGGAATGGACACGTGCCATGTTGCAGCCCGTGGGGCAGGACCCGGGCAGGACCCATGGTGTGTCCCCAGTGACTGTGCTGGTGAGCCGAGCCCTGTGTTGGCTCTGCAGCCAACTCATGCCATCCTTTCTAATAAGTTATTATAAATAAAGCATCTGACCCCTGCCCTCCCACGGTGAGGCCGTGAgtcaccccacagccctgccagccccagccctggcaggttTGTCACCCACCTCCTGgaggggctggcactgcagccaggctctgcctaCCCTGCCACAGCTACCAGCAAATagacaaaaaacccaagacTTAGAAAAATTGCTGTGAGCAGGGCAAGAGcgcagcaggaccagggctctccctgccccagcccccacCCCGTTACACCCATGGGTGCCCCAAatcttcccttcccagcactgcccatcTGGATTCCCCCACCCCTCTACTCACACCCAGCAGGAGAGCCCAAAGTCCTTCCCTCTCCGAAGTCTGGGCACTGTGATGGGCACAGCCACACcaaccctgctccagcagcaagtgCCGCTCGCTGGGCACCCCCTggcccctccctgtccctggagcagccaTGGGTCTGTCCCTGGAGTGTGTCCTCGGGCCAGCTAGCTGTCCGTGCAGCAGTTCCCTGCAAGGGAGGACAGacagccttggcacagggagCCTGGCAGGCTCCAGGtcctccccagcctgtgccccaGGGTCAGCGGGGGCTTGGCTGGGTGCCAGGGCGGTTCTCACCCAGGATGTTGCGCTTGCAGAGAGGGCAggtctgctgcagcaggagccagggatCCACACAGTCCCGGTGGAACTcatgggagcagggcagcacccgcagccactgccagcaggGAAGTGAGGGCACACGTGAGCACAGCTGggtggcagggacacagcccaCACCCTGGCAGGGTCACCCTGGCCCCGGCCAGTGACCGGAGGCTCGGCCCAGGGTGGGCTCCAGTCCCACCTGGCTCTTGTGGAACTGGTCCAGGCACACGGCACAGCTGTCGATCTCGCAGGCCCGGCTCCGGGGCGGCTTCCCAGGATGGTACCGCCGGGTTTTCAGCGCCAACAGCCGCCGCCGGATGTGCTGCTTCAGGTCCAGCTGCGGGGGCAGAGCCGAGGGTCACggcccaccccaaacccccggCACGGTGCACAGCAGAgacattcccacattcccacctCGGCGTCACGCTCCGACAGGTCCTGCCGCGACTGGCGCTGGGCCTGCACCATGACGCcggtgcagagcagcagggcgATCAGCAGGATGGTgttccacagctgctgcaggtacTTCTGTGGGGACAGCGCGGTGGGGACGGGAGCCGGAGACCcggccctgctcccagccccgctcccagccccgctcccggccccaCCGGAAGCCCGGTGCCGTACCTGGACCTGCGAGCTGCTCTCCCCGGGGCAGATGACCCCCTGCCACTCCCCGTAGAGGCCCCCTCGGGACAGGCCGCAGGTGGACCACAGCGTGAGGGTCACTCCCTGCAAGGCAGGACACGGCACTGCTGATGGCCGCGGCAGCATCCAGCCATGGGAGCGCACGTGTCCTGGGAGGAGGAACgctggtgctgccagctgccctgtgcccatgggttctcttctcttccctgctccctgcagctgcttccgATGGATCGGAGAAGTTTGGCTGGGCACAGTCATGCCCTCCTCTCCCACTGGcagaatgaggaagaggaggacaGACAAACATACCAGgttctccagcagcactgcctggtaCGTGATCTTCGCCGTAGCCTGGAGCCCACTGTGAGCAAAGAGGAAAGTGTCAATTCCATGGACATGGCAGGATTCGGGCACAgctcccctgtgccagggagcaCCCCTTCCCCACAGGAATTGGCAGTGACTGAGGGGACCAGAGGAACATGTAGGGGAGGTGGCAGCAAGACACttcctccccagctgtgcccagccctcaGTGACCCTGCACAGGGCTCTTCCTCCCAGccttgtgcctcagtttccccatgtGTGACACCATGGCAGCAATCCAAATGTCCCACAAGTCAGGAGGATAGACAGGGTCCCGCTGCTGCTGATGGTGAGAACAAACACCCACAGAGGTTGTGGGGAGGCCGGTGCCATGACAAGAACCAACTGGTCTGGATAATTTCTACTGAGAGTCCTACAGCTCCTGGCTGAGGCCACCTGCCACCACATGGGGAACTATAGAAGGGCTCCAGTCCTGAGGAAGGGATGGATCTGACCCAGATCTTCCCTGGAAACACATCTCAGCCCCAGGTGGCCGTGGCATGGCTCAACACCACCCCAGCAAACATGCTGGGCTGAGTGAGAGACCCCCAGGGTGGTTCCCTGGGTGCCGCAGCCTGCTGGGGCACAAAGCAAGGACAAGGTAGTGACAAGGCAGGGACCAGGCAGGGTCCAGCCCCTCCCACACCACCGGCCGTACCGCAGCAGCgctcccagcagcctggtgaCATTGTCTGAGGACTGGATGACGATGACGGGCTTGGCGAGCAGCTGGGACACGTCCAGCTGCAGCGGGAGGGAAGCGGAGCGGTCAGCGGGGCACgacccccgcccggccccgccgccggcacCGCCCTACCTCACGGATGGCGTTCTGGTTCAGCGCCAGAATGAGCAGGGCGGAGGCCCCCAGCACCAGCGCTCGCTTCAtctgcagggacagtggggacacgatcaggggacagcggggctgtGTCCCTGACaagctcctgtcctgctgcaggaagcaccCAGCACGTCTCTGCCAGGGTCACACGGGACCCAAGAGGAGTCAGAAGCTGTCAGAGACCCCGTGGGCCACCAAGCACAGACCAGGACTCCCCAGATCTGGCCAGGAGACACCCCTGTGGGTTTGTGACCTGCAAACACCACGGCAGCCCTCAGGCCAGGCAGGGGAGACAGGGTGAGACAGAGGGTCACCTTGGTGACAACGGCGGTGGTGAAGGACTCCTCCTTGGCACCCCGGGGGCCCTCAGCCGGCTCCTCGGTGCCCACGGGCACCACCCCGATCCAGCTGTCGGCAGCGCTCAGCTCCGGCTCCACGTCACCCACCTGGGGACGTGGTAAGgagagggagagctgggatgaaCCCCAAGGTTCAGGGCACCCCCAAAGCACCCCTATGCCCCAGgggccctggggagctgggtgctgtgtggggacagggacagcagctggggtaacacagggaaaacagggTGCCACTGTGCCCCTGCCTGcacctcctctctgctgctggccacacccGAGCAGTGGGCTTCCTGCCCTGGTCAGTCCCCCAGTGCCTCCGGCCTCCCCAGCAAtcccccagtgcctcccagtgccctTCAGTTCCGGCTCCTCCGCTGCCTCATTCCTTCCGCAGTGCCCAAGGACTCACGCCAGCACCCACTGGCCCACAGTGACCCGCCTCCCTGCCACTGAACACGGCCCTGCCAATGCCCCCGGTCTCTTAATGTCTCCCAGTTCCCACTGCTTCCCCCTCATCTCTGCCACCCAGCACCCACGTCCCCAACCCCATACCCAGCAGCCCCTCAATGTCTCCCAGTAGCCCCCAGTCCCCGCTGTTCCCCTCCCTCCCTTACTGCCCCTGCCCCCCCAAtacctcccagtgccctccacGTCCAGCTTCTCCCCTCCCAATC
It contains:
- the LOC128797063 gene encoding coiled-coil domain-containing protein 157-like, encoding MSAGLTARTFWSSMLKLGAFCQQLRDEAGKYQKEHLKCFLPDVLESGTAPEAAQSTSVCPRPGVQPRAGPSLAQSTRSVPTQTPGSPLGSCDTCSSAQASLHEVGRAITSICQSQNIPSALSKFQEVLGDSSGRRNLSATDMSYWASEQSKDLSRINKHLQGLLQQVNPLKAELEELGRQKEKLQKQVEDFSRRLKAEKDTQAEQQKKAEQGLKAKEKEHSKAVAKLEQDKDDLRRGAALLEERLSALKEELAAKQVAVQELELSKTTLMEEMRTTMVARSQVLELEEKVQVLTGQRNSLEQQLSATSMQLEKEKVRVESMFRHEESLQAKQRTLLQQLDSLDREREELQASLGEAEEDKARLAEQLEQSQERSGKQLQAQQELLDTLQQEKLALEQSILELQANTSRLEQQAQELRERERLLVFFPDLHIPTETQFESSGNFTEDMESQLQANKIRIEVLERENAQLEALLAKVKAAAEQGVLKFVPQAQLGSQLHREASRQDIGQLSSGSSRDSTGVPGCIDKAWYRAPSSQHSKKLRAEPTSQAKPCLTLPVQRLGLGLPSHHTRAHRK
- the RNF215 gene encoding RING finger protein 215, with protein sequence MAAVRAALLAPLLALGRAGSGPATPARVEVAVSGPGAAGPDGDGAGSGAGSAAAVPGGSYTLRGAVLGAGGGRAGPGRGGPRGEREEMEIRGRLVLVGDVEPELSAADSWIGVVPVGTEEPAEGPRGAKEESFTTAVVTKMKRALVLGASALLILALNQNAIRELDVSQLLAKPVIVIQSSDNVTRLLGALLRGLQATAKITYQAVLLENLGVTLTLWSTCGLSRGGLYGEWQGVICPGESSSQVQKYLQQLWNTILLIALLLCTGVMVQAQRQSRQDLSERDAELDLKQHIRRRLLALKTRRYHPGKPPRSRACEIDSCAVCLDQFHKSQWLRVLPCSHEFHRDCVDPWLLLQQTCPLCKRNILGNCCTDS